In the genome of Deinococcus misasensis DSM 22328, one region contains:
- a CDS encoding helix-turn-helix domain-containing protein, which produces MPRKPVATPKPEKIIDARDAGLALKHWMKSHINPRTNQRWTLDELASVTGISRTTLGHYLSGNRDLRKITQPIAQKLLPVLGMTDQEFWDYFDVPQKRWAEVRVFDQPVQRLEAETLHIVAQDEIKGEWPIAVGIHLYVQPDEGTGFLLFKVGDELRTYRSDSAFIPAGAKSVGAILWADAEPLLRALRR; this is translated from the coding sequence ATGCCAAGGAAACCCGTTGCAACACCCAAGCCAGAGAAGATCATTGATGCCAGGGATGCCGGGCTGGCTTTGAAGCATTGGATGAAGAGCCACATCAATCCGAGAACAAACCAGCGGTGGACGCTTGACGAGTTGGCTTCCGTCACGGGGATCAGTCGAACCACTTTGGGGCATTACCTTTCTGGGAATCGAGATCTTCGCAAAATCACCCAACCGATTGCACAGAAATTGCTGCCTGTGCTGGGGATGACGGATCAAGAGTTTTGGGATTATTTTGATGTCCCGCAGAAACGGTGGGCTGAGGTGCGGGTGTTTGATCAGCCGGTGCAGCGTCTGGAAGCGGAGACGCTGCACATTGTTGCTCAAGATGAAATCAAAGGTGAATGGCCCATTGCTGTGGGCATTCACCTTTACGTGCAGCCAGATGAAGGCACTGGCTTTTTGTTGTTCAAAGTGGGCGATGAGCTGAGGACTTACCGGAGCGATTCGGCATTCATTCCTGCAGGAGCAAAATCAGTTGGCGCGATCCTATGGGCTGATGCAGAGCCTCTGCTGCGCGCATTGCGTCGCTGA